In Pedobacter heparinus DSM 2366, the following are encoded in one genomic region:
- a CDS encoding outer membrane beta-barrel family protein: MKKLIPSILLLFSYSMLYAQDRKITLNLKDKSILTLFKEIQLQSGYNIVFSDEIVSDTMLVSIYASRLPVSKVLDSTLSKKQLFYRLLSDRMIVIGSIMLLKKEDLDTRSTLLSGTIVNSEDHAVPFVTIGLFDGAMQINGAIGGEHGNFQFRHTLKANKAYTLKISSLGYEGLNLNFSLTGNELQLKEFAKFKLKPKARQLKEVTVSGDQKVIEVDGGNIVFNVSKSISAHGLNGLELLGRAPGVTVGTDNNVSLNGKSGTSILIDGKQTYLSGKEIAEVLRSMSSSDIKSIEIISSPSAKYDAAGTAGIINIKTLKSVIQGFNAGFTTGFSYGLNLRSNQDLSVSYRKNKINLYGGYSHFIGHYSYLYGADRLQEGKFFNSFTDDTDKRNRMGSRLGADFAIDKNQTVGVLLNGNFIFGGGITDTRTEIGAAATTEVDQVLTAINDYYSQQTQRYNVNLNYKYEDTLGRIINFDADYGDFTKRAGNLQSNRYTAINNVVLSDNLYRSLNGIDIGLKAVKLDYTTNLWKGKLETGAKYSSVSAGNDSRFLEVQANSEVLDPSRSNKFVYIEEIASGYLNYKRDLHKWQLQAGLRVENSASEGKLEVISPISENAKSIRRNYTNLFPFFSASIKPSASHTFSISYSRRIDRPAYQNLNPFIYLLDELSYWQGNPFLQPQLSHRALLQYVYKSATILGLSYTYTDNFSVEVTDTVDQTRIVMVPRNLGVQKHVALTLTQTLVPYKWWNITFNGALFQIYNDIDFGAGRTLKLRQTAARLNLQQTFKLPHRFNAEVVGFYNSKRLAGANQFARATSQLDLGLQRSFIDNKATLRLVFSDIYKGSKASSTQSVAGLFIHNYSYYETRQIKLNFSYRFATGNSKGPRSRSSALENENGRIK, encoded by the coding sequence ATGAAAAAATTAATACCATCAATATTATTGCTGTTCAGTTACAGTATGCTTTATGCCCAGGACCGGAAAATAACCCTTAATTTAAAAGATAAGTCTATTTTAACGCTTTTTAAGGAAATCCAGTTGCAGAGCGGGTACAACATCGTTTTTAGCGACGAGATAGTTTCAGATACAATGCTTGTTTCTATTTATGCATCACGTTTGCCGGTTTCCAAAGTATTGGATAGCACCCTTTCAAAAAAACAGCTTTTTTATCGCCTGCTCTCCGACAGGATGATCGTAATTGGAAGCATCATGCTTTTGAAAAAGGAAGATTTAGATACACGAAGCACCTTGTTGTCCGGTACCATTGTTAATTCCGAAGACCATGCCGTTCCATTCGTTACCATAGGGCTCTTTGATGGTGCAATGCAGATAAATGGTGCTATTGGTGGTGAGCATGGCAATTTTCAATTTAGGCATACACTTAAGGCCAACAAAGCGTATACATTAAAAATATCTTCTCTTGGTTATGAGGGCCTAAACCTGAATTTTTCTCTTACCGGGAATGAATTGCAGTTAAAGGAATTTGCAAAGTTTAAACTAAAGCCAAAAGCCAGGCAGCTAAAGGAAGTAACTGTTAGTGGAGATCAGAAAGTAATAGAAGTGGATGGAGGGAATATTGTATTTAATGTTTCGAAAAGCATTAGTGCGCATGGGTTAAATGGACTCGAATTGTTGGGCAGGGCACCTGGAGTAACAGTAGGAACGGATAACAATGTTTCGCTTAATGGCAAATCCGGAACATCGATACTTATAGATGGAAAACAGACCTACCTCTCCGGCAAAGAGATAGCCGAAGTACTGAGATCGATGTCGTCATCGGATATCAAATCGATAGAGATCATCAGCAGCCCTAGTGCAAAATATGATGCTGCCGGCACGGCTGGGATCATTAATATCAAAACTTTGAAATCTGTTATTCAAGGTTTCAACGCTGGTTTTACAACAGGTTTCAGTTATGGGCTGAACCTGAGGAGTAACCAGGATTTGTCTGTAAGCTACAGAAAAAACAAAATAAATCTCTATGGAGGCTACAGTCATTTTATAGGCCACTATTCCTATTTGTATGGGGCGGATAGACTTCAGGAAGGGAAGTTCTTCAATAGTTTTACCGATGATACCGACAAACGTAATAGAATGGGTTCCAGGCTTGGGGCCGATTTTGCCATTGACAAAAATCAAACAGTGGGTGTATTGCTAAATGGAAATTTTATTTTTGGAGGAGGGATTACTGATACCAGAACTGAAATTGGTGCCGCAGCAACCACTGAAGTAGATCAGGTGCTTACCGCCATAAACGATTATTATTCTCAACAAACGCAAAGATATAATGTGAACCTAAACTATAAATACGAAGATACTTTAGGTAGAATAATCAATTTTGATGCGGATTATGGCGATTTTACTAAAAGAGCGGGCAATCTGCAATCTAACAGGTATACCGCAATAAATAATGTGGTGCTGAGCGACAATCTGTACCGGTCATTAAATGGAATTGATATCGGTTTAAAAGCTGTGAAACTAGATTACACAACTAATCTTTGGAAAGGGAAACTGGAAACCGGAGCTAAGTATTCATCAGTGTCGGCTGGAAATGATTCCAGATTTTTAGAGGTTCAGGCAAACAGTGAGGTTCTAGACCCATCACGATCAAACAAATTTGTCTATATTGAAGAAATTGCAAGTGGTTATCTCAACTACAAAAGGGATTTGCATAAATGGCAGCTTCAGGCAGGGCTAAGGGTAGAAAATTCTGCTTCAGAAGGAAAACTTGAGGTCATTTCCCCTATTTCGGAAAATGCAAAATCAATCCGCAGAAATTACACCAATCTATTCCCTTTCTTTTCCGCAAGTATAAAACCATCGGCATCGCACACCTTTTCCATCAGTTATTCCAGAAGGATTGACCGCCCTGCTTATCAGAACCTGAACCCATTTATTTACTTATTAGACGAGCTATCTTATTGGCAGGGAAATCCTTTTTTGCAGCCACAATTGAGCCATCGGGCTTTGCTTCAATATGTATATAAAAGCGCTACTATTTTAGGGTTAAGCTATACTTATACTGACAATTTCTCTGTAGAGGTTACAGACACTGTCGATCAAACTAGAATTGTAATGGTTCCCCGTAACCTGGGTGTACAAAAACACGTGGCCTTAACACTTACGCAAACCCTGGTGCCATACAAGTGGTGGAACATAACTTTTAATGGGGCATTGTTCCAAATTTACAATGACATCGACTTTGGGGCAGGTAGAACGCTAAAACTCAGACAAACAGCAGCCAGGTTGAACCTTCAGCAAACTTTTAAATTACCACATCGCTTCAATGCCGAGGTAGTAGGGTTCTACAATTCAAAACGTTTGGCCGGAGCCAATCAATTTGCCCGGGCAACAAGCCAGCTGGATCTGGGTTTACAGCGCAGTTTTATAGATAACAAGGCTACTTTAAGGCTGGTTTTTAGTGATATTTATAAAGGAAGCAAGGCCAGTTCGACACAAAGTGTAGCTGGATTATTTATCCACAACTATAGTTATTATGAAACCAGGCAGATAAAACTAAATTTCAGCTACAGGTTTGCTACAGGAAACTCGAAAGGGCCAAGGAGCAGGAGTTCCGCATTGGAAAATGAAAATGGCAGGATTAAATAA